The stretch of DNA GGTTACGAATTGGCTGAAGAATTTACCAAGGGAGCCAAAATCACCACTAACCAAAATGAAGCGTTGAAAGATGCTGACTTTGTTTACGTGAAAAACTGGTCGAGCTATAGCAAATACGGTGAGATATTAACTGACGGCAAAGGCTGGATGATAGATAACGAAAAGCTAAAACTCACTGATAATGCTAAAGTATTGCATTGCCTTCCTGTACGCAGAGGTTTGGAACTAGCGGATGAAATCCTCGACGGACCAAACTCTTTAGTAATTCACGAAGCTGGCAACCGCGTTTATGCTGCTCAAACAGCGTTGAAAAAGCTTATTGAAATCAACAGAATTTAGGGCCTTCAGTTTGTCATCCTGAAGAATGAAGCATCTGTAACCACAATGCAGTGATGGACAGATCTTTCATGCCTCAGGATGACACAAATAATAATTATTAATGGATACTTTATACGTTATAAAAGTAGGCGGAAACATTATTGATAATGAAGAAAAACTTGCTTCGTTTCTGAATGATTTTGCTCAGCTAAAAGGATTGAAGGTACTGATTCATGGAGGAGGAAAAATAGCAACGGAAATCAGCAAAGGATTAGGTATTGAAGCTAAAATGGTGGATGGCCGGAGAATTACAGATACTGAAACCTTGAAGATCGTAACAATGGTATATGCGGGTTTGATCAATAAAAACCTTGTGGCCAAATTGCAAGCGAAAGGTTGTAATGCAATAGGACTAACCGGAGCAGATGCCAATATTATTCCGGCTAATAAACGTCCGGTAAAGGAAATTGATTATGGTTTTGTTGGTGATGTAGACAATGCCAAAATGAATGGTACTACATTAAGCCTGTTGTTAAAAACCGGCTTAGTTCCAATTCTGGCTCCTTTGACACATGATCAGCAAGGAAATATGTTGAATACCAACGCTGATACCATTGCATCATCGATTGCAGTCGCCTTGTCAGCTAATTTTGACGTAAACCTTATTTATTGTTTTGAGAAGGAAGGTGTTTTGGACGGGGAGGAAAAAGTAATTCCTTCCATTACTCACTCTTACTTTAACGAATTAAAAAATAACGGTGTTGTTGTAGCCGGAATGATTCCTAAACTTGACAATGCTTTTGCCGCGATCGGCAAAGGTGTTTCTTCTGTTTACATCATGCACGCTGATGCATTACCAGCACTAATCAATGATAAGAAAGCTGTAGGAACAAAGATTTCATAAGGCATAACAACATAAAACACACTCCTACTCCTTTCTAAAGAAGTGCTAAGGAGTTGAATCTCACAATACATTTTATCCCTACCAATGGATAATAAACCGGCATGAGGTCAATGATTTAATTTGAACTTTAACAACCTGAACATGCAGAACAATCTAAAGATCGCCATTTTGGGCGGAGGAAACATTG from Solitalea canadensis DSM 3403 encodes:
- the argB gene encoding acetylglutamate kinase, producing MDTLYVIKVGGNIIDNEEKLASFLNDFAQLKGLKVLIHGGGKIATEISKGLGIEAKMVDGRRITDTETLKIVTMVYAGLINKNLVAKLQAKGCNAIGLTGADANIIPANKRPVKEIDYGFVGDVDNAKMNGTTLSLLLKTGLVPILAPLTHDQQGNMLNTNADTIASSIAVALSANFDVNLIYCFEKEGVLDGEEKVIPSITHSYFNELKNNGVVVAGMIPKLDNAFAAIGKGVSSVYIMHADALPALINDKKAVGTKIS